From Strix uralensis isolate ZFMK-TIS-50842 chromosome 1, bStrUra1, whole genome shotgun sequence, a single genomic window includes:
- the ACKR4 gene encoding atypical chemokine receptor 4: MGWDMNNSTTYWIEDEEDDPNSDIDYNTYELLCEKSDVRNFTKLFLPVFYALAFTVGVAGNSLVVAIYAYCKKPKTKTDVYIMHLAIADLLLLFTLPFWAANAVQGWELGNSMCKLTSSLYTMNFSSSMLFLACISVDRYGATSESRGRTRMGKHCSVTCVCVWLSAIFLSIPELVFNQVKTHNDRNECLPVFPMNMETLLKATIQILEIILEFLLPFLVMLICYSATAKTIFRSANAKKSRPFLVLLAVVATFIITQLPYNIVKLWRAIDIIYMLITDCDASKTIDVALQVTKSIALFHTCLNPLLYAFLGASFKMHIMKIAKNYGYWKRQQQNGRPEEISLNYEDHTEETISFTI, from the coding sequence ATGGGCTGGGATATGAATAACTCAACCACTTACTGGAttgaggatgaggaggatgatCCCAACTCTGATATAGATTACAACACATATGAGCTTCTCTGTGAAAAAAGCGATGTGAGAAATTTCACTAAATTATTCCTCCCTGTGTTCTATGCATTGGCTTTCACTGTTGGAGTTGCTGGCAATTCATTAGTGGTCGCAATTTATGCCTATTGCAAGAAACCGAAGACTAAGACGGATGTGTACATCATGCATCTAGCCATCGCTGATTTGCTCTTGCTCTTTACACTccctttctgggctgcaaacgcAGTGCAAGGCTGGGAACTTGGAAACTCAATGTGCAAGCTCACTTCTTCTCTGTACACCATGAATTTCAGCTCTAGCATGCTGTTCCTGGCCTGTATCAGTGTGGATAGATATGGGGCCACTTCTGAATCCCGGGGTCGTACAAGAATGGGTAAACACTGCAGTGTTACCTGCGTCTGTGTCTGGCTGTCTGCCATTTTCCTCAGTATCCCCGAACTGGTATTTAATCAAGTCAAGACACACAATGACAGGAATGAATGCCTTCCTGTATTTCCAATGAACATGGAAACGCTCTTAAAAGCAACCATTCAAATCCTGGAAATTATCCTGgaatttctgcttcctttcctaGTAATGCTGATCTGCTATTCAGCTACTGCTAAAACAATCTTCAGATCTGCAAATGCTAAAAAATCTAGACCCTTCCTGGTTCTGCTGGCAGTAGTGGCTACTTTTATTATTACCCAGCTACCTTACAACATTGTTAAGCTCTGGCGAGCCATAGATATCATCTACATGTTGATTACTGACTGTGACGCAAGCAAAACAATCGACGTTGCACTCCAGGTCACCAAGAGCATAGCTTTGTTTCACACTTGCCTGAACCCGCTTCTCTATGCCTTTCTGGGTGCctcttttaaaatgcatattatgAAAATCGCAAAAAATTATGGATACTGGAAAAGACAACAACAGAATGGAAGACCTGAAGAAATTTCTCTGAATTATGAAGACCACACTGAAGAAACAATTAGTTTCACTATATAG